Proteins from one Procambarus clarkii isolate CNS0578487 chromosome 72, FALCON_Pclarkii_2.0, whole genome shotgun sequence genomic window:
- the LOC138356439 gene encoding general transcription factor IIF subunit 2-like — protein sequence MSQQSKMDLDITNCSRGLWLVKVPKYLGDKWADCAGHDVGKLKITKVPGKPPTITFKSSEHTLKDGKIPREHKVISHSLKEMTLGVLSEPDLGSSSSDAAVSETQQLSFEGQVIHKLECQPVVDDYYINQKREAVKKAAQSLHTVKLIDRPLNGYKPISHHKHNVYLEQKKKAEGKTIRDDKDKVMELLFAAFEKHQYYNIKDLHKITRQPITYLKEILKDLCNYNVKNPHKNMWELKPEYRHYKLAEKAVENSMYD from the coding sequence atgagccaacagtctaagatggacttggatattacgaattgcagccgtgggctgtggctggtcaaggtacctaaatatttgggggacaaatgggcagactgtgctggccatgacgttggaaagcttaagattaccaaggtgcctggtaaacctccgacaataacctttaaatctagtgaacacaccttgaaggacgggaaaattcctcgggagcacaaggtaatttctcatagtttaaaagaaatgacactcggagttctttctgaaccagatctcggcagcagcagctcggatgctgcagtttccgagacacagcaattgtcctttgagggacaagtcatccacaaactagaatgtcagcctgtagtggacgactactatatcaatcagaaaagggaagctgtgaagaaagctgcccagtctcttcatacggtaaagcttattgacagacccctcaacggctataagcctatttcacaccataaacataatgtttatttagagcagaagaagaaggcagaaggcaagacgattcgtgatgataaagataaggtCATGGAGTTGTTGTTTGCTGCATTTGAAAAGCATCAGTATTACAATATTAAGGATCTCCACAAGATTACCCGACAACCAATCACATATCTAAAGGAGATCCTGAAAGACCTATGTAACTATAATGTTAAGAATCCTCACAAGAATATGTGGGAACTCAAGCCCGAGTACCGTCATTACAAGCTTGCCGAAAAGGCTGTGGAAAATTCAATGTATGATTAG